The Aerococcaceae bacterium DSM 111021 region AAAGCTTTAATCTATACGATGTTGTTCGTATTGACCATTTCCGTGGATTTGAATCTTTCTGGGAAGTTCCTTACGGATCAAAATCATCGGCAGCGGGTCAATGGACAAAAGGTCCTGGTTATGACTTATTCAAACATATTACTGATGCCCTTGGTGAATTAAATATTATCGCCGAAGACTTAGGTTTCATGACTCAAGAAGTTATTGATATGCGTGATAAGACTGGTTATCCTGGTATGAAGATTTTACAATTTGGTTTCAATGGTTTCGAAGATAGTATCGAACTACCCCATAACTATATTCCAAATACTGCAGCCTATGTGGGAACACATGACAATATGACTGCTCGTGGATGGTACGAAGATACTACGAACCAAGCAATGAGAGACCAATTAGATTCTTACTTAAACAGACGTCCTGGAGAAAAAATATCTGAAGCATTAAACCGTGGAATCGCTTCTTCTGTGAGTAATTTCGCCATTTACACAATGCAAGACTTACTCGATTTAGATAATAGTGCCCGAATGAATGAACCATCTACCATTGGGCATAACTGGCAATGGCGTATGTTAGACGGTGCGATTGATGAACCTCTTAAAGAGTCATTAACTAAACTCACTGTCGAGTACTTCCGTGCACCTCAACAATATAACCCTGAGCAAACTGAAGAAAACACAGATGAATACGTTGAGTTGGAAGCATCAGATGCTAAAGGTGAGTATCACCCAGCACCAGAATTAGATGATGTGGAAACCGATATATAAGAGTTATTATTATCTATTTACTTTTATAATCAGTAATAAATAAATGTAGTTCGTTACTTAAAATAGATCAACCCATAAAGGAGTTCAAAATGAGTATTTTAGAAAATTATGTTTTAGATAACTTTGATAAGCCGATTCGTGAGTGTACGGATCAAGAGATGTATAAGGTGTTATTAGATCTTGTTCGTGACAAATCTCGTGAATTACCTACAAATGATGACAAAAAGAAGAAATTATACTACTTTAGTGCGGAATTCTTAATTGGTAAATTATTATCAAATAACTTATTAAACTTAGGTATTTATGATGAAGTCAATAATGAGCTGATTGCCAACGGTAAAAATATCATGGATATTGAGCAAGCAGAATCAGAGCCTTCATTAGGTAACGGCGGTTTAGGTCGTTTAGCTGCTTGTTTCGTAGATTCAATTACAACTTTAGGTATCAATGGTGATGGAATTGGACTAAATTATCATTTTGGTTTATTTAAACAAGTATTTAAAGACAATCAACAAACTCAAACACCTGATCCTTGGATTACACAAGACTCATGGTTAATTAAAAACGAACGAACATATGAGGTTCCATTCAAAAACTTTACCCTATCATCTACTTTATATGATATTGATGTTTTAGGATACAATAGCGATACACGTAACCGACTACGACTTTTCGACTTAGACACGGTTACAAGTGATATCATCGATGAAGGTACAATTCACTTTGACAAAACAAATATCAAAGAAAACTTAACGTTATTCTTATACCCAGACGATTCCGATCGCGAAGGTGAATTATTAAGAATCTTCCAACAATATTTCATGGTATCAAATGGTGCTCAATTAATTATTGACGAAGCTATTGAGCGTGGAAGTAACTTACACGACTTACCTGAGTATGCTGTTATCCAGATTAATGATACTCACCCTGCTTTCGTTATACCAGAAATGATTCGTCTTTTAACAAAACGTGGAATCGATTTCGACGAAGCAGTTCAAATTACTCAAACAATGACTGCTTTCACTAACCACACAATCTTAGCTGAAGCTTTAGAAAAATGGCCTGTAGATGAATTAGAACAAGTTATGCCAGACATCGTTAAGATTATCCGTGAATTAGACAGTCGTAAAAAGGCTGAATTCCCTAGTAATAATGCTGTAACGATTATCGATGAACATAACCGAGTTCATATGGCTCACATGGCTATTCATTACGGATACAGTATTAACGGAGTTGCTGCTTTACATACAGATATCTTGAAAAATTCTGAATTAAAAGCTTTCTATGATATTTATCCTAATAAATTCATCAACATGACAAATGGTATTACATTCCGTCGTTGGATTATGGATGCAAATAAAGAACTTGCTGACTTCATTGATGAACTTATTACTGATGAGTGGAGAACTTCAGCAAACCTTGAGCCATTATTAGATCACCAAGATGACGAAAGTGTTATTACTAAATTACGTGCGATTAAATTTAATAACAAGCAACGTCTAAGTCATCGCTTAGAAACAATGCAAGGTGTTAAAATTAACGAACATTCAATTATTGATGTTCATATCAAACGTATTCACGAGTACAAACGTCAACAAATGCTATTACTTTACATCATTCATAAATACAATGATATTAAGAATGGTAACATCCCTAAAACACCAATTACAATTCTATTTGGTGGTAAAGCTGCAGCTGCCTATACGATAGCTCGAGATATTATTCATGCGATTTTAACTATATCAGA contains the following coding sequences:
- a CDS encoding glycogen/starch/alpha-glucan phosphorylase, giving the protein MSILENYVLDNFDKPIRECTDQEMYKVLLDLVRDKSRELPTNDDKKKKLYYFSAEFLIGKLLSNNLLNLGIYDEVNNELIANGKNIMDIEQAESEPSLGNGGLGRLAACFVDSITTLGINGDGIGLNYHFGLFKQVFKDNQQTQTPDPWITQDSWLIKNERTYEVPFKNFTLSSTLYDIDVLGYNSDTRNRLRLFDLDTVTSDIIDEGTIHFDKTNIKENLTLFLYPDDSDREGELLRIFQQYFMVSNGAQLIIDEAIERGSNLHDLPEYAVIQINDTHPAFVIPEMIRLLTKRGIDFDEAVQITQTMTAFTNHTILAEALEKWPVDELEQVMPDIVKIIRELDSRKKAEFPSNNAVTIIDEHNRVHMAHMAIHYGYSINGVAALHTDILKNSELKAFYDIYPNKFINMTNGITFRRWIMDANKELADFIDELITDEWRTSANLEPLLDHQDDESVITKLRAIKFNNKQRLSHRLETMQGVKINEHSIIDVHIKRIHEYKRQQMLLLYIIHKYNDIKNGNIPKTPITILFGGKAAAAYTIARDIIHAILTISELIANDEDVNKHFQVVMVENYNVTHAQYLIPATDISEQISLASKEASGTGNMKFMLNGALTLCTLDGANVEIAELVGEENIYIFGKRSEEIVDLYANNAYNARSYYERKTIKPLVDFLMDPKMIELGNQGRLSRLHYDMINKDYFMALIDLEEFIEIKERMYEDYEDHDTWTRKALLNISKAGFFSSDRTINEYNRDIWHLEQSIKNIQN